One window from the genome of Rubripirellula tenax encodes:
- a CDS encoding dockerin type I domain-containing protein — protein sequence TAASSELWGFSERQSSAFFYDVSGDGRVTALDSLQIINKLGRSSSQQAEMSAIDQQDSLSDRDDELDWVSDQPLQQDGLVDLALSTWSQEKS from the coding sequence AAACCGCTGCGTCGTCCGAACTGTGGGGTTTCTCAGAACGCCAGTCGTCGGCGTTCTTCTATGACGTCAGCGGTGATGGCCGGGTGACCGCCCTGGACAGTCTGCAGATCATCAACAAGCTGGGACGCTCGTCGAGTCAGCAAGCTGAAATGAGCGCCATTGACCAGCAAGACTCACTATCGGACCGCGACGATGAATTGGATTGGGTTTCCGATCAACCGTTGCAGCAAGACGGCCTCGTTGATTTAGCTCTCAGCACTTGGAGTCAAGAAAAATCTTGA